In Fusarium falciforme chromosome 13, complete sequence, the genomic stretch GCCGGAGACGAGCGTGATCTACAACAACCCGAATTACAGAGGGAACACATCGATCGCAAGATCAATCATGTCAACCACAAGGTAAAGTCAGACTGTCTAGCCTGTCAGGGCTGTCGGCAGGGGCAGCTAAAAGTAAGAGCCCCGGAATGGAGCCCTCTTACGGAGGTCAGCGGCaatgaggaaaagaagaagatgaagaggccgGATGTGCGGAGTCAGACCTCTCATGGATGCCGTATTTGTGATGTTGCGATTTGTAATACGAAGCATTGTTGGGACTTCTATCACCACCTAATTTAGCAGAGGAATTATGtacctttttttttggcGCCTTCTGATTGGATCGAACCCCTCGTCGTGACCTGGTTGGTGTTTGCGCACTCAGATAGGGCTCTCTAGTTAGCTTCTTCTGCAGGTCCCCTGCCTACATATAGATTCAGTTGCACTCCCTCTTAACCAGGTAATAGATATTGTTAATCTATTATCCCTTTCTACACCTTCAAAAAGAAGACATCTTAGCGTATCACAATAATAGCTCTCAAGCAACCGCCCATATCTTGATAGTATATGCCCAAGCGCGTCCGTGCACACGTCCGTGCCTCGAGCATTGCCGATATTTCATCAAAAATACACGCTTTTCGCCCGTGCACGCTTGCAGGGTTCTTCCCCTGGTGGGTACTGCGCCACCGGCGAGCTTCCAGCAGTCCCGGCCAACATATCCGTACCATCCACATCCGATCCAATGCGTGGTGAAGCCGGACTCAGAGGACCATGGACATAGCCAAGCAAGATATAGAGTATAAGCGAACAATAATTATCGGCTTCATCGAGTGAGAGAGCTTGCCACCCGAAACTGAAGGTAATCGTTCTTTATCAACTCACCCATCTTTAATTTGACTTCAAGTGTGGGCTGTATATGCACGCCGTTGGTTGGCTGATGCTGATCCGGCCGGATCGGATCCAGGCAGTTATCATCTAATGCAGATGAGAATGCTGCGCATCGTCTCTATAGCATGCAGACATCTGTATAAATTCCTCACTTCCTGATACAAGTCATTCCAGCCGATACATTGATGTTCTGCACATCTCTCGGGTGCAGCAAAGTGTGGGCCTGAGCGTGCCGTTAGGACGCAACGTCAACCTTCAGTCAGCGGCTTAGTGCGCAACCCATTACATTTGCCCGACTATGGCGTGTTGTAGACTCCCAACGACCATTTATACCGCGCCTCTCTGCTTGCCAAAATCGAAACCGACATACTATACTTAGGAGTTAATAAACTAACCCTCCTTAGATTGCCCCTGCCACGCGCTACTTCCTATTACCGTTGCCGCTTTGTCATTACCTCATTGTCTCCCATTCTAGCAGCACATTTTCCTTTGGATATCTGATACTGTTCTATTCCGGAGTACGATTTTCCTTTTGTAGGTCCCCACCGCACCGCCGGAAATACCAAACCATACACCCATTATGCAGCGTAAGAAGTTTGTCTCTCCGCTCGATCGGTCTCTCCAGGCCCATAACACTGATGTTATGGCTGCAGCCAGGTTTTCCTCGCTCGCCTCTGTAGTCAGGCTGAGCGCTATGATGACATGGTCCCCCTTCTGAAGGAAGTCATCCAGAGGGGTGGTGAGCTGAGTGTCGATGAGCGGAACCTTCTCACTACTGCTTTTAATAACGTTTTCGACACCCGTCGTGCCAGCTGGCGCATTATCTCCTCGGTCGAGAAAAATGAGTACAAAGGCAGTGAGAAGCATCTTGCTACCATCCGTGGATACCGCATTAAGATTGAGAATGAGATCGAAAAGATCTGTCGGGACGTCTTGGATCTGCTAGACCAGAGCCTGATCCCAAATGCCAGTACTAGCGAGTCAATGGCATTATATTACAAGATGTATGCCTATTTTACTGGTCTCCCCTTCTCGAGAATACTTTGGCTGACTACTCATGTTTTAAGGAAGGGTGACTATAGCCGTTATCTGACCGAGTTCGTGTCAGGTGAGAAGCATAATCTTGCAGTTACCTCTGCGTATAATGCCTACAAGGTGGGTTCTAAATCTGTTGGTTCAGAATTCAATCAGCCAAGGTATACTAAATTAAGGATTTTATTTGCTTCCTAGATTGCTGCCTATGTTGCCTAGACAGAGTTCACAGCCACTCACCCGTTGAGGCTAGGCTTGGCTGTTAATTTCTCTGTCTTCTACTACAGAATTCTGAATTCACGCGATCGTGCCCGGTGTCTTGCGAAACATGCTTTTGACGATGCTAAGGCCGAGCTCGATGCCCTAACCAAGGAGCCTGATGGCGACAGCATCCTTCTCATGCAACTCCTTTGCAACAACCTGACCCTTTGGGCGTCTTCAGACAGTGGTGAGCGTGAAGGGATTAGCTGCAGAAAGATGAGGCACATAATTGCCGCGCGCATTCAGTCGACATAGTCCCACGCATGCCCTTCTTATGTAACTCAGGCCATGAAGGAGAATAAGTGCATTTAGAGGTACTTATTGTgactagaatatataaagcctCTCTGTCTCTCTCCATTCCTTGCTTTAGAGCGGCAGAAACTTCACGCACCTCTGCTCATCATTACATTATATATCCTTGAGAAAATCTAGCACGATATTGCCAAGGTAGCTTATATGACTCGATAAGCGCTACCTAGTGAATCTTTAGGTGAATAAAAATCTGCCATCCTTTTGTTCTCTCCCGTATTATAATAGAGAAGAAAGATATTTAGAGAAATGTACTATTGCCCGAGACTTTCACCGCTCAACTTCGCTGCCCATCCCGCATATATAACCCCTGGCGTACCATGAGCTGCATCGTTGTCTTCATTACCGCACCATCAATTTGATACTGAAAAATCATGTCATGGGGCCGCCGCAACCTGAATAGTGAACTGCGGCTAAGAACGTAGACGAGGGCCCTTCCTTTTCCGAGTTTTTAAACTCCACTAAGATCGGACCCTTATCTAACTTCAGCTCGGCCTCGAACGGATGCGGTAGGGTCCTGTAAGGATTGGGTTCCCGCCCTACCGTTTCGGTCTGCTCGTCCTCACCCCGGGGCTCCAGCAATTGCGCCAATGATCGGGATATGCTAGATTTTAGGATATCTATATCCTTTGATATTATGACAAGCGTCTCCTGGTTATCCGTCTCCACATCGGAGCAGCGTAGACCGCCCTGGCACTTACTTCTGTTGACTCTCGTCCATTTCCTGGGGGGAGTGGCCTCGTAGTCTTGTAGTCTATTTCGAAGACGTTTAAGAGTGTCCCAAAGGAGACACCATTCATGAAACCATATGCCGCATGCTGAGCAACCGATTGTGCGTCGGTGTGGATTAGTAGGAAGCTCGCATCTATATATTGGTTCGGTAGACTACGTGGATTAGCGGTGAGCTGATATGGTTTGATTTAGAAGACACACCGTGAGTCGTTTCTGATGGCAATCGAATCTCTGTCGCCAAATGAAATCGGAATTGAGATCGTTATCTGAGGATTCTATCCATTGCTTCATAGATGCAGGCCCTTCGACGCACAGTATATTAATGATATCCACTGGATTGTGTCACTAACTTATATTGGGGTACTTATTTTGTATTACTTACTGTGGTTGGATGCTATAAGCTTGTTGCGACCGTGGTATGGCTGGCGTCCTCGGATGGACTTCTTATCGCTGAACGTACCTGGCGGCAGTTCATCTGGCCAATATATCTAGTAAACCCGAGCAAACACCCTATTCTCATTAGCAGCTCTGATTTCTAGGATGTAGGCGATCCAAAAGCGGCTCGATTCGCCGGTCATCTGCTTCGAGCTTCGGGCATTATTCGTTCTCTCTCGAGTCGTTTCGTTGGCAACTAGAACGAAGTCTCCGCGCTGgaacttcttgtccttgactaTAATGAATTGTTAGTGCCTTAATAAAGGGAATGATCTGCGTGGTCGTACGGATGAAGCTATTGTATCGGCCCATTTTGTCCCATTGTTGGCGGGGTTCAACTGTGTAATAGTCGATCAACTCGTCCTGCTCTCGAGTTCCCGAAAGTGAAAAAGGGATTTGCTGTGCCTTGGCCTTTAGTATTTCAGCAGGAGAGCGCTTGCGTTTGCGCTGGCGGTGAGCATTTTGGGATGCCGATCCCACCAAGCCATTGGCGACGTGCCACTTTCCCTGAACGCCAGCCCCCATGACACCAGCTAGAGTTAAACAGTGATGGAAGAATATCCAAACACGCGGACGCGTGGGGACAAAATATGCATGAGAAGGTTGGTCCGTACCCGATATGCCGCTCAATCAGAAGAATAGACCTCTTTAGTACCAGTATTACTGTAAGAACCCAGGGAAACGAAGCACGGCTTGGAATTTCGTAATGACCGGAATCGCGTTGATTCCACGTGGTCATTCCACATTTTGGTCATTTTGGTCGCGACTCGTGACGCGACACGCGCGCAGGACTCTGGCCCCACTATCTATGCCCTGATAGCGGGGTCCGGCGAACAGCCGAAGCGCCTCGGATTAATACCAATCCGTGGCACCCCTGATAAACCTCCGCtccgtacctcgccccacaTAATCCCTCCAATAACGAGAGTACGAGCGAGGTACTGAGAGTTTGATCTATTAACCTAATGTTACGAGTAGGAAGATCAACGAGGATACGAACGGAAAAGGTCGGAGCTCGGAATGGAACAAACAGGCCCCGGTGGAAGTGGTGTGTGGTCGAACAGGTCAAACAAGAGCGCGTTCGACCACGATCGACCAAGTAAATCAgactaagtatatatagccTCGCTCATTCCCACTTTCCTATGTCTAGATAGCTCTCCAGCTTTCAATACAACTTGATTACTCAAGAATACTTCTTGATATTATCAGACGTGATTCGCCACCCTACGCTCAGTACGTTACGCCCCGTTGcaactgccaacataaaccaaATCAGGTTACGGTTTACTACGTTGGGAACCTTGACCGTCACACCTAAACCCTCTAAAAACACTACTAAAAGAGCCCTGGAGCATTTTCGATATTAACAATGAGTACTTAATTGATTCCATGAGAGGCAAAAACGATCAAtatgtataataataatagcttcaTTAAAGAGGAGCACAGCCATAAGCTGTGGCCAGATAACCCGTGTCACAGTGGACCTTAGCCGTCACGCcacagggcaaaagattgggtCATAATTGCTGTAGCAATTACAGAGGTGCTTCTGTCGGAAAGCACGTGTGGCACCAAGATGACTACAATTGtgttgttgttcttgttgagTTCAATCTGACTGTCTGAGGTCATCGCCACTTATGATATACGCAGCTCCCCTTCCTTCTTGCCTAATTGGGCCAATTTCCTTCTTGGGGTTCCACGTGAGCTTGTTGCGCACAGGGCCCAATTCAACAGCTTCAGCTAGCCTGTCTCCTGAGTGCGTGCGGACCTCCAAGGCGGTCACTCTAAGGTTGTTGGGCCAATTAGAGATCTTGGTAAGGACGTTACCTTATTCTCAACTATCTTGCAATTGAGAAGAATGTAGCGCTGTCATAAGGCCTTAACAGTGAGGCTCCCTGAGACCCCCTAAATAGGGCGCTAACTGTTAAAGGAGTAACACTGGGAGGTACGGGCTTGGAGGTCCGCACGCACTCAGGAGATGTTAGAAGAACTGAGTGTTCCCCCTTAACTTCAGGATCAAGATTAAAGTTTGAAGTCCTACGATTAAGGttcaaagtcctagatgggATCATTCAAAGATATAAGGCC encodes the following:
- a CDS encoding BAH domain-containing protein, which gives rise to MGRYNSFILKDKKFQRGDFVLVANETTRERTNNARSSKQMTGESSRFWIAYILEIRAANENRVFARVY
- a CDS encoding 14-3-3 domain-containing protein, which translates into the protein MQRKNQVFLARLCSQAERYDDMVPLLKEVIQRGGELSVDERNLLTTAFNNVFDTRRASWRIISSVEKNEYKGSEKHLATIRGYRIKIENEIEKICRDVLDLLDQSLIPNASTSESMALYYKMKGDYSRYLTEFVSGEKHNLAVTSAYNAYKAELDALTKEPDGDSILLMQLLCNNLTLWASSDSGEREGISCRKMRHIIAARIQST